A part of Lactobacillus sp. ESL0700 genomic DNA contains:
- the rpmG gene encoding 50S ribosomal protein L33, with protein sequence MAVKKASLACSVCGSRNYSITASKNRTQRLELKKFCKHCGKMTVHKETR encoded by the coding sequence ATGGCAGTGAAAAAAGCATCTTTGGCCTGCAGCGTCTGCGGCTCGCGTAACTACTCAATCACGGCAAGTAAAAATCGCACTCAACGGCTTGAACTGAAAAAGTTTTGTAAGCATTGCGGTAAAATGACTGTGCATAAGGAAACGAGGTAG
- the secE gene encoding preprotein translocase subunit SecE: protein MIKFFKSVVQEMKLVTWPTAKQNRHDTAIVIVTSILFAAYLGLLDLAFSSLTQIVM from the coding sequence ATGATTAAGTTTTTTAAGAGTGTTGTCCAAGAAATGAAGTTAGTTACTTGGCCAACTGCTAAACAAAACCGTCACGATACAGCAATTGTTATCGTAACTTCAATCCTGTTTGCGGCATATTTGGGTCTACTTGACTTAGCATTTAGTAGTTTGACACAGATAGTGATGTAA
- the nusG gene encoding transcription termination/antitermination protein NusG, producing the protein MVETTKKQWYVLHTYSGYEDKVKSDLLSRAQSMGMQDYIFRVMVPEQEKIETVHDKKKEVEEKIFPGYVLVEMVMTDESWFVVRNTPNVTGFVGSHGGGSKPSPLLDEEVNRLLRQQGEPAKRPQIDFEVGETVTIIDGAFNGVEGKITEIQPDKYKLFVSVDMFGRATTTELDYDQVKKID; encoded by the coding sequence ATGGTTGAAACAACAAAGAAGCAATGGTACGTATTGCATACTTACTCAGGTTATGAAGATAAAGTTAAGTCTGACCTGTTATCACGTGCGCAAAGTATGGGGATGCAAGACTATATTTTTCGGGTAATGGTCCCTGAACAAGAAAAGATTGAAACTGTCCATGATAAGAAGAAGGAAGTCGAAGAAAAGATTTTCCCAGGATACGTTTTAGTTGAAATGGTTATGACTGACGAAAGTTGGTTTGTTGTTCGAAACACACCAAACGTTACGGGCTTTGTTGGTTCCCATGGTGGTGGTTCTAAGCCGTCACCATTACTTGATGAAGAAGTTAACCGCTTGTTGCGTCAACAAGGTGAACCAGCTAAACGGCCACAAATTGACTTTGAAGTTGGCGAAACAGTTACAATTATCGACGGTGCCTTTAACGGTGTTGAAGGTAAAATCACTGAAATTCAACCAGACAAGTACAAGTTATTTGTTTCTGTTGATATGTTTGGTCGTGCAACTACAACTGAACTAGACTACGACCAAGTTAAAAAGATTGATTAA